DNA from Asticcacaulis sp. ZE23SCel15:
ACACTTAACTGCGCCGGAATATTTAGTGGCCGCCTGCGCCGCCGATATAGTTGCCATAACCGATAACGACGGTCGAGGCGATCAGCAGCAGCAAGCCCGCAAACACGTAGGTCAGGGTCTTACGCCTTGAGCCCTTCCATTCCTTAAGGGCAAAGCCCCACAGAGATGAGAAGATGATGATCGAGGCCATGTGCAAGGTCCAACTTGAGAAGCCATAAGACCCCATCTGGCTTTCGCCCATGGTGTAGAAGAAAAACTGGAAATACCAAGTCGTCCCCGCCAGCGCACACAGCAGATAGTTCACGCCAATCTTCGGACGCGTGCCGTCTTCGCGGGCATGGGTTTGGGTGACTTCACCGGCGGTCTTGTTCTTGAGGATCAGATAACCGCACCAGATGATATTGGTCAGCGCCCCGCCCAGCAGCACCATACACAGCACCGGCAAACCGACAAACAGGGGATCAGTGCCCGCCGCCGCCGACAGCTTCTGCACCGGCGCACCCGACGCCAGCCCATAGGCAAAACATGACGACATCAGGCCGCAAAAAACCGCCACCCAGATGCCTTTTTTCAGGTCAAATTCTTTCAGCACCTCACGGCGTTTCTCTTCGGTAAGGTCGTTGTTTTTGCTGGCCCCACCCATGCCGATAACGCAGATCCCGGCCAGACAGAGGAACAGGCCAAACAGCA
Protein-coding regions in this window:
- the rhaT gene encoding L-rhamnose/proton symporter RhaT → MPNPILGVLFHWIGGFASASFYVPYRRVRGWSWEIYWLIGGLFSWVFAPWIFASLQTKDLLGVLSAAPADIWGLCVMFGLLWGMGGLTYGLTMRYLGLGLGTAIALSLCAFFGTLMPPIVDGSFFTEILPTTHGQIVLFGLFLCLAGICVIGMGGASKNNDLTEEKRREVLKEFDLKKGIWVAVFCGLMSSCFAYGLASGAPVQKLSAAAGTDPLFVGLPVLCMVLLGGALTNIIWCGYLILKNKTAGEVTQTHAREDGTRPKIGVNYLLCALAGTTWYFQFFFYTMGESQMGSYGFSSWTLHMASIIIFSSLWGFALKEWKGSRRKTLTYVFAGLLLLIASTVVIGYGNYIGGAGGH